From the Trifolium pratense cultivar HEN17-A07 linkage group LG4, ARS_RC_1.1, whole genome shotgun sequence genome, the window AAATTGCTCTTGCCAGAATGAAAACCTTTGGATTTAGAAGAATCTGCAGCATTGATTAACACTTTGGATTCTTCAGAAGGAGCAAAATTCCCTTGGCGCTCGTGTTGCAAAACCATTGAAAAGATCTTGTTCATAGGTGGAAGGGGATCCATAAGCAGAATTTGCGACTTCACCATGTTAAAATTCTCATTTAAACCGGTTAAGAAACGAATTGCATAAAGCAAAGTGTGATTGCGTTGAGCACTACGCATGGATTCACAAGAACATCGAGTTCTACAGCTACAATTAGGGATTGGAATATAAATCTCAAGTTCCTCCCAAAGAATCTTCAAATCGGAATAAAATTCAGTTACAGATTTCGTCTCTTGTTGCATAGCATAAATTTCTTGCATTAATTCAGAGATGCGTACCAAATCACCTTGCGAAAACCGTTCCTTGAGATCGATCCAAACGTCAACGGCGTTGTCCATAAACACAATGGATTGAGCAATTGAATCCGAAACAGAATTGAGGATCCAAGAAAGAACGAGCATATTGCAGCGATTCCATGCGCGATACGAAGGATCAAAGCTATCGGTGACTGGATCAATCGTTCCATCAACGAATTCGAGCTTCATTTTGCCTCCAAGTGCACGAGTCATGGATTGCGCCCACGAGTGATAGTTCGAGCTGGTGAGTTTGGGAAGAACACAAACGGATGAAGGTCCATCACTCGGATGAACATAGAAAGGACTTGTTTGATCCATGGTTGCGGAAACGAAGCGCTCTTGATCAAGAGGCTCTAGATACCATATTGAGAAACAGagaaaatgagaaaagaaagattCATTATCATCAAAAGTTAGTTATTGAAATGTGTAATTCACTTATATACTAGTTCTAGGTGAAGTCTACTGTAACTAATCATGTACAAACTGCATTGTATCATAACTATTTCTATCCAAGTTAGTTAGACAGTTGTAACTGCCTTTCTCTCTAGTTGCTTCAGTAGCTTGTGTTACAGGTAAGATAGCATTTCTTTGCTCTTTCTCTATACATTTTGTTAATGCATCTTCCACGTGTTCACATATTCAAGTAAAGTACAGCATAAGGAAATATTCAAGTAAAGTATCAGCATAGGAACAATTAGACCAAATGCAGACATGTAAATGAAAACCTTGATGGTGATCATTTCCTAGATCTTCCTCATCACTTCCTCCATTGCCAAAGTTGGGTTCCTCCACATCATCAAGTCTCCGCATCAAAAGAAAAAGCACAGATAAGTCCAATCTTGTTTAATTGGCAAAGgctaaaaaaagaaactacaaTATCTTGCTACCTAGGTTATTGGTAGATGATTATAAATTAGCTcaacataatattttgaaaaacatgatTTAAATGCTACATTTTCTCTGTAATGTATTATTACCATTGTAGTGGTTGCATTGGACTGATGGCACTGTTCCATTTTAAAAGGCATATGCTCTTTATCTCGCAAAGTAATTGCCACTCTCCTGTCAAAAAGTTAACACACATAAACaagttaagaaaaaataaaatgtact encodes:
- the LOC123924118 gene encoding uncharacterized protein LOC123924118, producing the protein MFYSHQLHGPKAPLQQIWRAGSMNHEKINRKKLNKLDIIDICEQIQNPAIPMAPRISGILMGGVLNVFQSKVDMLYDDISCLLVEVDEALEEVKSAPIPTMLPKGKSRAKRVAITLRDKEHMPFKMEQCHQSNATTTMRLDDVEEPNFGNGGSDEEDLGNDHHQEPLDQERFVSATMDQTSPFYVHPSDGPSSVCVLPKLTSSNYHSWAQSMTRALGGKMKLEFVDGTIDPVTDSFDPSYRAWNRCNMLVLSWILNSVSDSIAQSIVFMDNAVDVWIDLKERFSQGDLVRISELMQEIYAMQQETKSVTEFYSDLKILWEELEIYIPIPNCSCRTRCSCESMRSAQRNHTLLYAIRFLTGLNENFNMVKSQILLMDPLPPMNKIFSMVLQHERQGNFAPSEESKVLINAADSSKSKGFHSGKSNFHNGNGFPKGTNRVCTFCGKSKHGFPPHTQKRFANNASSSSQEAIDDDSSATVDAKANVSHALTSAQYDQLMQLLQHSSLNHSSSASSNQVHSTSSIGHPQLGKEHQEDDWFWTW